DNA from Amorphoplanes friuliensis DSM 7358:
GACGCGGTCAAGTCCAGCGCTCCGGGCCCGGCCGATCCGTTCATCGGGGAGAAGGACATCGTCGTCGTCATCCCCGCGCTGTTCGGCAGCGAACTCTCCCGCGGCGACGAGATCATTTGGGCAGGCGATCGCGACACTCTGCGACAGCTGCGGGCCGTGCGCAACCACACAGCCCACTCGGATGGCCGGGTGGTCCCCAGTGGGCTCCTTCGCAGTCCTCTGCTGATTCCTGGGCTCTGGTCGCTGGGTGGCTACCGGCGGCTGTGGACCGCGCTCGCGGCGCGTGCCGGCGTACAGGAACACCGGAACCTGGTCGCGTTTACCTGGGACTGGCGGTTCGACCTGCAGGTGGCCGCCCAGCGGCTGCTTGAAACGGTCGAAAGACGGCTCGCCGAGTGGCGCGACAAGGGCGGCGGCGATCGCGAATCCCGCGTGGTGCTGATCGGACACGGCGAAGGTGGCTTGATCGCGAGCCACTATCTCGGCATGCTCGGCGGGTGGGACCGCACCCGCCTGTTTGTCCCGATCGGAACACCATTCCGGGGCACGCTGCGAGCCCTCGAGTTTTTGACCAACGGCGCCTCGATCGATCCGGTACTGGTCGATTTCCTGCAAGGCCTCAGCCCGCTGCACCAGGTTGTGCCCATCGACCCGGTCGTCGATCTGGGAACCGGCATCCTGGCCCGTCCGTCGGACGTCGACCTGCCGAGGTACGGGGTCGGCAACAGCCGCTTCCTCGACGAGATCGCCGGGCCGCCGTCGCCGCCGGCCTCGAGCGTCGTAGCGCCGATCGTGGGAATAGGCCAGGCCACCGCGGCCACTGCGCAGCTGGTCTCCGGGCGCCTGCGTATCCGCACGAATGCGGACGGCGACAGCGTGGTGTCGATCGCGTCCGGTCAACCGCCCTACCAGGTCGACGATCGGCGGATCTTCTTCGCGCCGGGCCGGCAGGGATACCTGCCGAGCGACCCCCGGGTGATCGACTATCTAAGTGCGCTGCTAGATGCCCGTGACGTTTCATCGCTGGGCCGGACGAGGACGCCGTCGGCACCGCTCACCGCATCGATCGCCATCGCCGACCATTTCCGGGCCGGCGAGCCCGTCACCGGAATTCTCCGCGCGGAAGGCCGCAGTGACATCATGCTGCATGTCAGCGAGGTGCATACCGACAGGCGGGTTCTCGAACGGCGCATCGTCCTGCGCAACGACCAGACCCCGTTCACGCTCAACCTGCCCGCAGCGCCCGGTCTTCTCCTTCGCGCCAGCGTCGTGGTCGACGGCCGGCCCGTGGCCGACGCGGACTTCATGATCGTGCCGCCTGATCCTGACAGCCTCGCATGATCACCACTACGCTCTCCGTATGACGTCGAGTCTTGAGGCTGCCTGGGCACAACAGAGTCTCTGGTCGCAGGCCGCCACCAAGCTGAAACGGCGGCTGCAGACGACGCGGCGGGCGGCGCTCGGACTGGCGATCGGCGGCGCGGTGCTGTCGGCCACCGCGGCCACCGTCGGGCTCGAGTCTGCACTCGGAAAGGTGTTCGCGTTCGCCGGAGCGGTGCTCGTCGGGCTTTCCGGGCTTGCCGGCAACGCGGCCGGGCCCACGACGATGCGGGACTGGACCCGCGTGCGATCAATCTCCGAGGCGCTCAAGTCAGCGGTCTACATGTCGCTCGCCGGGTTCCCGCCCGCCGACCTGGACGCCGAGATTCAGGACCTCGAGGCCGGTGCGGACGACCTTCGGCAGTACAAGGTCGGCATCGAACCGAAGCAGCGGCCGCTGCCGTCCATCCACGACCTGGAGTCGTACCTGGAAGGCCGGGTCGAAGCCCAGATCATCGGCTATTACCGGAAGAACGCCCGCAACCTCGCCCGTACGCTCGAACGCTTCCGTCGGCTCTCCATCGGATTGGCGATCACCGGCTTGCTGCTCGGCGCCGCGGCCGGCACCTGGGAAATCGATCGACTGGCCGGATGGGTGCCGGTGGTCACCACGATCGGCGCGGCGGTGGCGGCATACGTAGCCGCTGAGCGCTACTCGTATATGCTGCTCGAATACTCGCGGACCGCCGACGAACTGGCACGCATCCGGCACCGCCGTGGCCGGGCGGCGTCGATGACCGATGAGGAACTGGTCCGGCACGCCGAGAACGTGATCTCCATTCAGAACGAAGGCTGGATGGCCAAGCTCAACGAGGCGGACGAGCCGGCACCCTGATCTGAGTACGCCTCGATCTGGCGCCTCTTGAGGTTCGATTAGGACACTAAGAAGTCGGCGTCGGTGCGGTAGTGTTCGCTCATGCATAGGCATGTGTTCATCTGCTACCGGCATGACGGCAGCAGTGCAAACTATGTCGAGCGGCTCGCGGGATATCTGGCGACCCACATCATCCCATGCTGGTATGACCGCGAGGTGGTGTCCGGCGACCGCTGGTCTAAAGTTCTGCGGCAACAGGTTGACACGTGCGCAGCCATGATCGTTGTGATGACGCCTGCTGCCGAAGAGTCCGAATGGATTGAACGGGAGATCTCTCGAGCCCAACAGCAGGGAAAGCCTGTCATGCCGTTGCTGTTGAGCGGCCAGGTGTTCTTCCGCCTGAGCGACCTCCACTACGAGAATGTCACCGCCGGTCGGATGCCGAGTGAGTCCTATTTGGCAGCGTTGCGCAACCACCTCAAGGGAGGCTATCGTTCCGCCGACGCCGTCGGCGGGCATTCATCGGAGCAAACTGGCCAGCAGCGGATGCATTCGTCACCCGCCGGGACAGTGGGAACGATTGCCACGCGAGTCCTGCGGCAATTTTGTGCTTGATCTCAGTCTCTGTCGTTGCATTCGGAGTCGACATAAGCAGTCCGATATTGATCGCAGTAGCCACAATGCTGCTATTCATATCATTTGCCCTGGTGTTCAGGCGCCTTCGACTGGCCTTTTTGCGAGTACTGCGCGGCTTCTACTAATGGCATGACAGGCCTGCTGGCAAGGTGACGTCACCGGGCGGGACGGCGTCGGCCCGCGCCGGTGAGCCGCGTCGCTACGCTTATTCGGAGTCGGGAGAACAGGCCTTGTACGGGACCTGCGATCCGACCAGCCTGCCAAGTGTAGTAGGCCGCCACACCGTATCCGGTGACCGCACCCACGCTGGTCTCGATCAGCGCTCTACCAGCTGCTGCGGCCGCGTTGATGATGATGAGCAGGTCGAGCAGGTCACTGATCATCCCGGCGGTGACGTCGACGAGGCTCTTTACGGCCTCGGCCGCCTGCATGTACCGCTTGTGGTATTGGGCGCAGGCGTCGTTGAGACCGGTCGCGGCCAAGCCAAGGGCGACCTGGAATTCCTTTTCGGCTTCGGCGGCCTTGCATCGCCAGACCGACGGCACGTCTTTGGTGCCAGCGAGCAGGTTGCTGCCGATGTCGGCGGTGGCGCCGCCGATGTGGCCCATGGCCATGGCGCAGTGGGTGTAGAACTTCCAATCGCCGCCGATGATGGTGGCCCACCGGCAGTGGCCGTCGCGTTGCTTCAACTCGATGGCGATGGCGTACTGGCCGCTGCCGGGCGCCTGGCCGCTGACGAGAATCCAGGGGTTCGCGCCGCGGGGATGAAGATTGCCAGTTCTGCTTGGACCGACGCAGGTTTCGACATGCTTACGATCGGAATTCATGATTCTGATCCGCAGGTGCG
Protein-coding regions in this window:
- a CDS encoding esterase/lipase family protein; this translates as MINAYLDGGDSVTVAAGELAVALSPAAFVEPALIRAVRLEALPHLSVEAEADLWVSPLILDRTPEGLSFLPDVLPLLHQRLRSWLDEGGARALRARRAAAVILRRDAPELRLVAERVTWWALSIPDERLAAARIDDALAPVVIALQQADRGVARWVRRTLPTLPQSAHAAATVREARVRASSLTSRPIESPATAPSEPDPPRIEVAVRRRGGTLQLGAFPAKTAQGIEMPATQPLWVEVVAGGRTRVVTFRPGDTRSVDVGRGPVELRTLSGDVYRLDAVKSSAPGPADPFIGEKDIVVVIPALFGSELSRGDEIIWAGDRDTLRQLRAVRNHTAHSDGRVVPSGLLRSPLLIPGLWSLGGYRRLWTALAARAGVQEHRNLVAFTWDWRFDLQVAAQRLLETVERRLAEWRDKGGGDRESRVVLIGHGEGGLIASHYLGMLGGWDRTRLFVPIGTPFRGTLRALEFLTNGASIDPVLVDFLQGLSPLHQVVPIDPVVDLGTGILARPSDVDLPRYGVGNSRFLDEIAGPPSPPASSVVAPIVGIGQATAATAQLVSGRLRIRTNADGDSVVSIASGQPPYQVDDRRIFFAPGRQGYLPSDPRVIDYLSALLDARDVSSLGRTRTPSAPLTASIAIADHFRAGEPVTGILRAEGRSDIMLHVSEVHTDRRVLERRIVLRNDQTPFTLNLPAAPGLLLRASVVVDGRPVADADFMIVPPDPDSLA
- a CDS encoding DUF4231 domain-containing protein; this translates as MTSSLEAAWAQQSLWSQAATKLKRRLQTTRRAALGLAIGGAVLSATAATVGLESALGKVFAFAGAVLVGLSGLAGNAAGPTTMRDWTRVRSISEALKSAVYMSLAGFPPADLDAEIQDLEAGADDLRQYKVGIEPKQRPLPSIHDLESYLEGRVEAQIIGYYRKNARNLARTLERFRRLSIGLAITGLLLGAAAGTWEIDRLAGWVPVVTTIGAAVAAYVAAERYSYMLLEYSRTADELARIRHRRGRAASMTDEELVRHAENVISIQNEGWMAKLNEADEPAP
- a CDS encoding toll/interleukin-1 receptor domain-containing protein, with amino-acid sequence MHRHVFICYRHDGSSANYVERLAGYLATHIIPCWYDREVVSGDRWSKVLRQQVDTCAAMIVVMTPAAEESEWIEREISRAQQQGKPVMPLLLSGQVFFRLSDLHYENVTAGRMPSESYLAALRNHLKGGYRSADAVGGHSSEQTGQQRMHSSPAGTVGTIATRVLRQFCA